The following coding sequences lie in one Eschrichtius robustus isolate mEscRob2 chromosome 10, mEscRob2.pri, whole genome shotgun sequence genomic window:
- the DMTN gene encoding dematin, translating into MERLQKQPLTSPGSVSSSRGSSVPGSPSSIVAKMDNQVMGYKDLAAIPKDKAILDIERPDLMIYEPHFTYSLLEHVELPRSRERSLSPKSTSPPPSPEVWAESRSPGTISQASAPRTTGTPRTSLPHFHHPETTRPDSNIYKKPPIYKQKESTGGSPQSKHLIEDLIIESSKFPAAQPPDPNQPAKIETDYWPCPPSLAVVETEWRKRKASRRGAEEEEEEEDDDSGEEMKALRERQREELSKVTSNLGKMILKEEMEKSLPIRRKTRSLPDRTPFHTSLHVGTSKSSSLPAYGRTTLSRLQSTDFSPSGSETESPGLQNGEGQRGRMDRGNSLPCVLEQKIYPYEMLVVTNRGRTKLPPGVDRMRLERHLSAEDFSRVFSMSPEEFGKLALWKRNELKKKASLF; encoded by the exons ATGGAACGGCTGCAGAAG caaCCACTTACCTCCCCTGGGAGCGTCAGCTCCTCCCGAGGCTCCAGTGTTCCCGGCTCTCCCTCCAGCATCGTG GCCAAGATGGACAATCAGGTGATGGGCTACAAGGACTTGGCCGCCATCCCCAAGGACAAGGCCATCCTGGACATCGAGAGGCCTGACCTCATGATCTACGAGCCCCACTTTACCTATTCTCTGCTGGAACACGTGGAGCTGCCCAGAAGCCGGGAG CGCTCGCTGTCACCCAAATCCACATCCCCCCCACCATCCCCAGAG GTGTGGGCGGAGAGCCGGTCCCCTGGAACCATCTCTCAGGCTTCAGCCCCAAGAACCACTGGGACGCCCCGGACCAGCCTGCCCCATTTCCACCATCCTG AGACCACCCGCCCAGATTCCAACATCTACAAGAAGCCACCCATCTACAAGCAGAAAG AGTCCACAGGAGGCAGCCCTCAGAGCAAGCACCTCATTGAAGACCTCATCATCGAGTCGTCCAAGTTCCCTGCAGCGCAGCCTCCCGACCCCAACCAGCCAGCCAAGATCGAAACGGACTACTGGCCGTGCCCCCCGTCGCTGGCCGTTGTGG AGACAGAATGGAGGAAGCGGAAGGCGTCGAGGAggggggcagaggaggaggaggaggaggaggacgatgACTCCGGGGAGGAGATGAAGGCTCTCAGGGAGCGTCAGAGGGAGGAACTCAGTAAG GTTACTTCTAACTTGGGAAAAATGATCTTGAAAGAAGAGATGGAAAAGTCATTGCCTATCCGGCGGAAAACCCGCTCTCTGCCTGACCGGACACCCTTCCATACCT CCTTGCACGTGGGAACATCGAAgtcttcttccctccctgcctaCGGCAGGACCACCCTGAGCCGG CTACAGTCCACAGACTTCAGCCCATCCGGGAGCGAGACCGAAAGCCCAG GCCTGCAG AACGGAGAGGGCCAGAGGGGGAGGATGGACCGGGGGAACTCCCTTCCCTGTGTGCTGGAGCAGAag aTCTATCCTTACGAAATGCTGGTGGTGACCAACAGGGGGCGAACCAAGCTGCCTCCAGGTGTGGATAGGATGAGGCTTGAG AGGCACCTGTCAGCAGAGGACTTCTCAAGGGTCTTTTCCATGTCTCCCGAAGAGTTTGGCAAGCTGGCTCTGTGGAAGCGAAACGAACTCAAGAAAAAGGCCTCTCTCTTCTGA